The genomic segment GAGACTCCCCCTTTTGTGGGCAAGCCCCGTCTTGTGTTTACTTAATTAAAACACTGCCCTCGTGTTATGTTTATTTAATTGAAACACTGCCCTTCCTCATACAAGCTATTTGCTTGCTCTGCATCAAAAGAGATCTTCTGACAGGACAGCCTGAACACCGATCCTCTCGCGGTGAACAGCCCAGAGCACACCGCCCCTTCCTCTGAAGTCCTTGGGCTGCATCTGGTGCGGAACCTCAGCTGGCAACAGCCGTGGAAGGAGCCAAATTATCTCATCTGGTAATCAAAGGATGAGCTCCAGAAAGTCTCTAGCTCACCGCCTACCTGTGCTCCGAGAGGACGGTCAGGAGAGGTACGTGCCTTATTAGTTTTATGACTTTCTATTATCTAAGCATCTCACAGACATTGTGAACTGAGCCTCATAACCCCGTAGCACAAAGAATGGAAATATTCTCATTTTAACTGAGCTGAAGCtgtgaaatcctggctccagGTCACATAAACACTGCGCAGCAGAGCCAAACTGACCCCAAGCTTCCCAAACCCAATTCCGGTGCCCTGATCTATCCTGCCTCCCTTCTGCAAACGTTTATACTAAGATCCCTCTACAGCACAGTCCAAAGCACTCAAAATACACGCTGGCTCAGGCCATTGTACTGCTTTAAAGGCTGCTCTCCATAATTCTGGCCCAAGTACCCTCCCCCTCCCATCAGTTCAGACCTACTGCAAatgccaaacacacacagagcctCAAATGAGTGATTCAAAGAGGAAATACAAGATGGGATCAAACTTACAGCTGTTGTACTTGCGGATTGTTCATTAGGTTAGATGCCTAtttaaagagaggagaaaaaaaaatgacacccTATTTAGTCAGAAATGACTGGGTAGACATGCAGATGTTGTGCCATTCAACTACAAACAAAGTGAAGGCAGAAATACTTGGAAACAGATCAATAGGACAAAAATAGCAAAGAGAAGCACAGTGCAACACACAAGACAAAGCTGGTAATACAGAACAGGCACCCTTTCCCCATCCAGCCTATCGCAAGGAGAAGCCTGTGAATATGTCACCGGCTTTTTATTTGACCTTAATGAAATACAAGCACAGTTTCCTCACGGCAACACGGAAaccaagaaatgaaaacaaatctgcTAAAGAGACCCAGGAGGTCCCCATGCCGTGTACCGCTACATTTCCTCCTGAACAGACCAAGGCACAGAGCAGAGAGAGCCTGGCTGTGATCTGTGTCCACATTTACCATGCTCATGAAGCCAGGGTTGTTCAGCAAGCCAGCTAAATCGAATCCTCCTGGACCCCCGGTCTGTAAGAATAAAGAAGCCACGCACAGATGATCACATCCTCTCACTTCCTGATGCACATTACAATGAACTTTAATATTTTACTCCCAGTGTTATCAGAATCCAGCCTTTAAACCACAACAGAGGGAAGAGGCTGTGTCCATACCCCTTCTGTAACTTGCAGCCAGTCCCAGGGATCAGGCTCACTAAGGGAGTCAAAGGGCAGATTCTGAATTACAGGACTTATTAatcacccctctccccagctgagCCACATTAGCGATGTACAGCTGTAACCCATTACAACCGCCAAGTTAAACACATCCACTCCGTCACCTTTGCACTGGAGAAGTCCTTAGAAAATGAAAATCCCCTTCAAAATGATAAAGTAACATGTTCCCACATGGAGCATGTCAGCAGTGCAGTCACCAGCTTTCTCACTAGGAAACCTCCaggtttcttaagaaaaaaaagtctttgtaagggaaaaaaaaaaaaaaaaaagccctttggtATTGCTAACAggtcactagaaagaaaaaaaaaaagctagattttAGGAGTAgtgattttaattaagaaaggTGCTTAAGGCAAAATTGCTGTTTCAAAACACTCCTTTTTAATGAGTCtcattttccagctctttcaAATAAGCCCAAGGTGACTGTGCTCAAGCAGTGGAGAGAAGTTACCCTCTCCGGATTTTAGTGGAAACGTTCGCAGCAGGACTCATTAACTATCTCCCCTCTGTCTGCATACGAGACCTGCATTCTAAACGCAAGCCAGGCCACCGAGGCTCTGCCAGACAGCGCCCGTTAGCACTTACAGCGAAGAAGCCGCCTTCTAATCTTACCCACATACAGGCAGCATTGGTTTCAGAACTTACCGGACTAGGAGTCtccttcattttctgttctgctatTTTAAGGTTTGATTTGTACGTGTCATTGTCTGGATCCAGCTCCAGGGCTTTTTTGTAGTAAACGACAGCTTCTGTGTGTTTATTTAAACTGGAGAGGGCCAAGCTAttaaaagtggaaataaaattaaaaattagagtTACATAAGCACTTGCAGTCTTCCTCCACCCCCAGCAGGGGTGAAACACTAGGATTTTTGCATGCCATTCCAGGGCAGAACACCACCGATAGCATCACCGCCACTAGGCATCGTGAGATTCAAAttctagcagaaaaaaacccGCTCTTACTTACCCCATTCTGCCATAAGCTTTGCTGTAGTTTGGATCGATGCCTATAGCTCTTTCACAGTCTCTCACTGCTCCAGCATAATTTCCTAGTTTACTGTATGCAGCAGCTCTGGAGGGAATGGAGAAAGATGTGCAGAAAACGCTTATCAGCTTGACTATGCTCTCATCAAGGTCACCCCTGTTCCCTCTCTGTAAGTCTCCTGTTGTACGAGGCAAAGTCAAGTGTGAGCTTGACATAAATCCAAGCCATATCTAGGTGAGCAGGCTGCTATCCAAACACCCAGCCCCACGTTCTGCTCCTACTGCAAATAAATCCAGGCTCTTACTCCTCCTTACTGACTTTCCAAGAGGAGCCTGGGCTCCGGGGAGGCACACAGGTATCACACTTGCTAGCTCAGACAACCTCTCAGCTCCCCTTATGCCTTGATTTCTTAGCCATAATGACTGTTCCCTCCCATTTCCCCACACACTCCACATAAGAGGGAACATTGTTTTTGAAGCCATAACCTGCTCATTCAACTCTCCATCTCACAACTCTTATTGAGGGGCACTTCCCCAAAACCTCACGGGACTGACCCTCATGCAGCTAAAGCAAAGCTTCACTAAAAGCGCCAGCTGAAGTTCCGTGCCCCGAGAACCACCGTAATTCGCATGTGCGCAGACACGTTGGTCATGTAGCCAGCTGTACTTACGTACTCACAATAAGCAGATAACAAAAACAAATTCTGATTCGAAGTCTGAAGAGAAGTCAACAATTCTCTTCCCACCaactttcaaacattttttgcTTAGAACTGAAAAATAGGAAATGGGCTTGCATGCCCAATTTTGCACACACATCAGTTCTCAATAACGAGCCTTCAACTTGTCTCCTTTCACTCCTTTGTTTTTATTATCAAGACAGCCTCTCAAACCTGGGCTCTCTAGCCCACTTAGAGTTAATTGCATGAAAGCAGACAGTTTTTCTTGGCATCCTTATATCTCCTCAAATGCCTAATAGAGTTTGTTTCCACACCCACATCCTATCTAGAGATGCCAGggcacagagctggcaggaggcacaGGAAAGCGTGTCACtgagcttaaaagaaaaaaaaaaacccacacaaagagCAAGCAAGAGAACAAGCAGCCTACAGAATCGTAAAAAAGGGAGTCTGACCTTTCAAGAGTCTTAGATCCAAGTAATAAGAACAAAAACACAAGTGTACAAGGGTGGAGAAAGAGATAATCAGTACCTGTTGCAGAAATACACAGCATTGGATGGATTTAATTCAATTGCTTTTCCATAGAAAGACACAGCAGCTTCAAAGTTCTCCACCTTCATTTGTTCATTTCCTAAAAAGATGGCGGAAAGGCTCATTAACAAGTGAAAAATGAGGACAAACAAAAGCAACAGGCCTGGATCTGTGATCTACTTCAGAAAATAGAACGAGAGAAACCAACTGCTTGCAACTTTTGCTGTTTGCGAGTGGGGCACGTTCGGCAGCGAGGCAGGGGACCTGCGTCTTGGCAAGTCCAGTTTGCCTGATCCTGCAAGTGCCCTAAACACCCCCAGCTGCCCTCCCACCTCGGGCACACCCGCGGCCTCCCCAAAGCAGCACCGCGTCCCAAGCGGCCTGTTAGCTCAGAGAAAGCTCTCCACTGTACTTCAGCACCAACCCCGCTCTCTGGCGCGGCAGAGAAAAACGCAACACGCAGAGGAGAGCTCAACAGGAAAGATGCCCTGTTCTACACAGCGCGGGCTTTTTAGGATGCAGAAGAAAGTGCTGACCCAGCTGCCCAGCTAGGCTCTGTGGCAGCTAAATTATGCCAACCTACACACGCTCTGGAGCACAAGCAGAGAAACAAGCAGAAATGGAAGGGTTGATCCCAtttgctccccccgccccccggcccatTCCAAGCATTCCCCAGGTGCCAAGTGAATTAAACCTCCCTCCCCATTACCATCTAAACCTCGTTATACACCAGCTCCAGAGGAGGTTACCTTCAGTCTTGAGTCTTTCAGCTTCAGCTATGTCATCTTCAGAGGGGGTGATGGGCTCCGAATTCGTTCGGATGTGCTCAGGCTCCttagaaggaaagggagaaggctgCGATAAGGACTCCCACCGAGATGTACTTCACCTCCCCCTTCCCAAGCGCTGCCTTGTCAAGCCCAAAACGTTTCCCTCCCACACACTTTCAAGGGGGCAGCATCGCCACAGAAATCAAGCAGAGCTCATTGCTTTGGCCACTTAAAAGGAAACTCAGCAAACATTTTAGGGCGCTCGCTCACCTTTCCTGCGGCAGCTTCAAATATTTCAGGAAGAGTCTGGGACACAGCTAGGCCTTGGTCTTCCATTGAGACCCCAAATGCTGTCTCTAGGCACTGGATGGCCACTGGACAAGAAGAGTTAAGTAATTAGCATTCCCCACTCCATCTAAATGCTTAgcctccccccacagcccctgaaTTTCTTACTGTTTAacataccaggaaaaaaacccacactgaaCCACACAATTCCACACACCAGACTTGATATTTAGGCCATATCCTCAAATTTTTCCAAAACCTCAGAGCCAGGCAAACCTTAGCTCTGGAGAGGAAGCTCCTGGATTGAGTCATTCACAACTACCATCCCCTCAGGTCACTCCAGAGCAGGTGCTGGGGGTAGAAGTTAATCAAACTGGGGCTTTACCAGCCTTCCCACAGCTGTGGGTGACAAAACACAAGTCTGAATGTTTCAGAAAGCCATCACTTGTCAGAGGGTGGCTGCTCTGTGAAGAGCTGTGGCCATGCAGAGGTGCACGGACACCAAAGAGCCGGTCCTGCGGCTGCCCCCACCTCCTTCCTCATCCAGCACCTGGTCGAGAAGCTGCTCCCAGGACAGAGGGGAACCCCAGCGGCAGAACAGAGCTCAGTTTTACAAAACTCCCATGCCGTGTTTTACAGATCAACGAGCACCAGGAATAAATCCCTCCTTCCACCCAACGCCCTCCTCCCATCCTCTCTCGTTCCTGCCTCTCCCAGGAATGTACCCACCACTCTGCAGACGTGCCTGGGCTCTCTTTCAGTGGGACAAACGTACAAGTCAAAGGCTAATGCGTAAGCTCCTTAAGTAGATCTTTTAAGATTGGTGTACTCTCCTTACCAGTGAAGCCCTCTGAAAACCCCTATTCAAATACTCCAGGGCATGCTGGGGAAAAGCATTTTGATAGCAGAGCGGGAAAAGCACTCTGCAAGCATAAAACACTTCGACACAACGACAAAGTCCTCATTTCACATTATACTAGGAGCCTCCTGACTCTACCTCATTTAAGATAAAACTTGTAAGCCTCAAATCCAGGGTCAGAGAGGCTTTTGATCCCAGGTATATCCCTTCCTCAAGCTAATCTGCTTTTGAAAGAGATAACAAGAAATCACACAGGCAATCAGCATCCCTAATGCCCTGGATACATCCTCAAGACGACAAATTCTTTTCAAATCTCGAGCAAGGTTTGATGTTAGAAAGAGCCCAGCCAAGTGAGAGGCAAAAGAGAGTAACAGCGTCCAAATTTCCCGGAGTGTGGGGCTGACAGACCTAGACACGTGAACAGGGAAGCGCATACAACCACCCACCTTCCAAACTCTCCTGAGCATCTGGAGACAGACCCCCATTCTGCAGCTGGTCATGTAGAAACTGGATGATGGAGTAGGCAAGGCGCTTCTGGTCTGCCATTCTGGGAAGCTGTGAGCAGTTTTTTTACAACTTcttgtaagttttaaaaaaaaaatctgtagagagAGAAGTTATATCACTTGATGGACAAGAAGTCagagagctttcctgctgctctcccccagTATGAACGGGGAGGATAAGGGAGTTGTTCAGGACTGGCCAAGGCCTCCAGAGCCTTCATTCAACTCTGCTGTAACCACAACCCCCTTTACATGAATTCTCTGGGCCTCGGTTCACCCTCTCCGGCATGAgctgcacagcacagccctgccccacaaGGCTCCCGACAAGGGAATTACATCAAAAATGTTGCAGACACTTAAGCTACTGAAACACCTTTGAGTGACAAACTGAGCACTGAGGAGTTCGCCTCTAAACCACAGTCTTCTGCTTCCAGAGCGCAATTTGATTCTGAAACAAAAACTGAAGCAATTTGCCACTCGAAGCAGAGCTGGGGCCAGAGTTCAGGGCCACCAGTCCTCTGTGCTGCTTGTCAGCCTGCCCTGCCAGGTGAGGGAGAGCGAGGACCCAAAGCAGAGCCACCCCCGCAAGCCCACCCCAAGGCTGGGGCTTCCCGGAGATCCCGACGCAGGTCTTGTCAGCATGACAGACGTGGCTCCTTGATGGCACCGCTGCTGAGCCGAAGCACTTTGCCTCTCCGGAATGCTTAACTAGGTTTGTAGTGCAGAAAATCATCCAGGGTAACTTAATAAAGTAAACCGTTTAAACGCAAACTCTGTGAGAGCCCGACGGAGCTCGGCTGGCCCCAACCCACCAAAAGCCACCACCAGTTCCCCCAGTCCCAGCCGCAGACAGGCACCGCAGCGCGTGCCTTGGGCAAGGGTCTGtgcctggctcccagccctggtGACAAGCGGGACCAGAGAGtccacagacacccccccccccctccccggggcagacAGAGAGGGGGAAGGCACCTCTCCTCCCCCGGACCCCCGCCCGCAGCTCCCACCGGTGCCCCCGGGAGTGAGGCCCGAGGGGCGCGGAGGGCCGCGGGACCCCGCCCCACTGGCTCACCGCTCCGTGAGGAGACGGGAGCGCCGGCAGCGCTCTCCTTCCCGTCAGGGGAACGGGCCTGAGCttggggggggcgcggggcggacACCCCACCACAGCCGCGGGCCCGGCCCACACCGAACCCTGGGCGAGGGAAGCGCCAGGCCCCGCCGCGACCCCCGGCCCAGCCGCTACCCACACCAGGCCCCAAGGCGAGCAGCTCCCAGCGGGGAGTACAGCCCCAAGCCCGGttcccggccccgcggccgcgccgccccgccccgctcaccGGGCGCCCCGACACTCGCCTGGGCCGGGGCGGGCTCAGCACTGCGCATGCGCCCCGCCCACCGCGCCTGCGCACGGCCCCGCCCACCGCGCCTGCGCACGGCCCGCGCCTGCGCGGCCACCAAGCACCGCCCACCCCGCCCTTATATGGAGGTGCGGTGACCAGGGCGCATGCGTAGTTCCCGCCCCTCGGGGGCGGGGCTGGAGGCCGGAAGCGCCGCTGTCGCCCCGCCCTGATTTCTACCATCGAGAGGGGGCGTTGCCATGGGAACGGGCGGGCTTGCGTGCTGCTCCCGGCGGGGCTCCGCTCCCCGTCCCGGTCCCGGGGCGCTGGCCCGCTGCCCCCGAGGCCGAGGgccggggcagggatggggctccGCGTGTGCGGGCGGACGGGCCGCTGCTCCCTGCCCGGATGGAAcgaagggaaaggggagagcgGCCCCAGTCCTCCATGCTCCCAGAATCCCTCGGCGCGGCCGctctctctgccctgctctgtgGTTGGGGCACATGCTCCGTGCGTGGGGCCGGCGCGGTCTCCTCCCGGCCTCGTCAGCAGAGCggggcctcccgccgcccccggcacccccggcaTGGCCCCCCCGACAGGTACCGggcggagggggtgggggtgggcagcgAGGGGGAGCACGTGGAGGGGGGAGTTGAGGGCGAGGGGGTGGCGTGGCAGGGGGGAGATgtgagggggcaggaggagggagccggGGGCAGGCCCATAAAGGCTGTGCAGGGGGGGCCGTGGCCTTCTGCCGCCCCCCGTGTCACCTCTCTGCCCCCACCCCGTCAcctctctgccccacagctcccgtCCCGGGCAGGGGacaaccccccgccccccctccgtCATTGGGCAGAAGAATGGcggggagagacagggagggagtCGGGTTTCCCTGAAGGGTTTCTTATGGGTAAACAGTGCCCGGAAAATCATCCGGCTGCTGATCGCCGACAGCGCCCCGCTTCCTCCGGATCCCGGTTGCTCCTCAGCAGGGTTTGTTTGCTGGGCCTCTCCATTAAGTGCTTTTATCGAGTTTTTAACTAcgatctggattttttttccagcctgcgTGGGACCGTATCTCACAGCGTGTTTCCTCCCCAGGTAACGTTGTGGATAGCCAGACCCCCAGGCTGTTGGCAAATCAGCTGAGATGGGACCTGACAGCCGAACAGATAGAAAACATGGCTGCAGAGCTCACGGAGAGAACCAAGCTCGTGTACGACCGGGTGGGCTCCCAGGAGCAGGGCGAGGTGTCCTATGAAAACACTCTCAAGGCACTGGCAGATGTGGAAGTGGAATATACAGGTACGTAATATGAGTGGAATATATGAGCGCAGGCTTTCTGGAAATCAATGTGTTGTTATTAAgattttgttggtggttttttttgctctgtactgtcatctccttttttttcttcccttggctCCCTCAGCAGCACAGTGGGTCTTTTTCCACTTAATGTTTATACAGCTAGATATAAGTGCAAAGAATAGAGTAGATTTGGAACGGAAGAGCAAGTCTAAACCAAGGACGGCGCTTTGGTGGCGCCGCCGCTTTGGCAGCGGGATGGTCTGTGGGAGCAGTAGCCAGGTTTTCAAGGTTGTCTGTAGCTTTTATGTGTCAAGGTGCATTAGTGGGTACAAATGGTGCATCAGCAGAAATAGTTCAAACGATCTAAGAAACCTTCAACTCTTTTCTGACTTCCCTAAGGCAGCGGATAAATGTCTGTCCGTGTGTCTTGTTTAAACACTACTGTTGTTTTAGGGATTAATGTGTAAAGTAACATGATATGATGGCATTGTGCTGGCAAACGATGCAGGCGTCAATGTATCTCCGGCTAATTATTTACAGCAGTAGAGAGCCAAAGTCACGCAGCCCCCCTCCTGCCTCACGGCAGCTGTTAGCTGTCCTGACTGCCCGTATGGCGAGGTGTCAGGTCTGTATGAAGCAGAAGCCAGCCTGCAaacctcttctttcttctgtctggtttctttttcctaaaataagaggaaaagccCTTATTAAGCAGGGGTAATGTTAACTTCAGCAGAACTGTCAGCACTTTCCCTGGGCCCCAGAGGGTAGCTGCCCGCTCACCTTCTGCTGGGTGGAGAGTTCTCGTACCCGGAGGGCAGTGCTTTCCTGCTGGAGTTGTATTATTTGAGGTTTTGCAGAGATGGTGGCAGGGAATGTTCTCCCTGTTTCACTTCTAAAATGGAAATGCGTCAGGACAGAGCACAGCTGGGAGGTGTTGGCTTTTGAGGAGCATCTGCAGTAAAGGCATGTCACTTCTAGCCTGGTCCTCTAAGGAAAGGAGTCACGCAGCGATGCTCCCCTTGTGTCTGCCAGCATAGAAGTCCTGTGATTCGTGAAACTGTTGATACCGGCTACAGCTGGGGCGAAGGCCTT from the Rissa tridactyla isolate bRisTri1 chromosome 22, bRisTri1.patW.cur.20221130, whole genome shotgun sequence genome contains:
- the SGTA gene encoding small glutamine-rich tetratricopeptide repeat-containing protein alpha — encoded protein: MADQKRLAYSIIQFLHDQLQNGGLSPDAQESLEVAIQCLETAFGVSMEDQGLAVSQTLPEIFEAAAGKEPEHIRTNSEPITPSEDDIAEAERLKTEGNEQMKVENFEAAVSFYGKAIELNPSNAVYFCNRAAAYSKLGNYAGAVRDCERAIGIDPNYSKAYGRMGLALSSLNKHTEAVVYYKKALELDPDNDTYKSNLKIAEQKMKETPSPTGGPGGFDLAGLLNNPGFMSMASNLMNNPQVQQLMSGMISGGHNAMGAAGTSPSTNDLASLIQAGQQFAQQMQQQNPELIEQLRSQIRSRTPSASNEDQQE